One segment of Solanum stenotomum isolate F172 chromosome 1, ASM1918654v1, whole genome shotgun sequence DNA contains the following:
- the LOC125853727 gene encoding flotillin-like protein 6: MMYHVARASEFLVITGIGINELKITKKALVWPLQKCRIIDVTPVNYTFEVNAMSAEKLPFLLPVVFTIGLCVDDRERLIKYAKLLSHHERDSHDVKDLVQGVIEGETRVLAASMTMEEIFKGTKDFKKEVFDKVQLELNQFGLLIYNANIKQLVDVQGHEYFSYLGQKTQMEAANQAKIDVSEAKMKGEIGAKEREGLTRQNAAKIDAETKIISTQRDGDGKKEEVKVKTDVKIYENQREAEVAEANSVLATKKARWSQQAKMAEIEAQKAVAIREAVLQQEVERKNALTKTESLKAQHLSKATVDYEIKVQEANSVLYKKQKEAEAELYENRKAAEAKKLAAEAQTYAVQLAADAALYAKKKEAEGLKGIAEAEGVYVRSLMSALGGNYNALRDYMMIDKGMFKDIAKFNAEAIKGLQPKISIWSNGGTNGQLVDGTSGGHAGIKELASIYQAIPPLLETVHEQTGMLPPAWIGSLSVSADPATSSQSA, encoded by the exons ATGATGTACCACGTAGCAAGGGCATCTGAATTTCTGGTGATCACTGGGATTGGTATTAATGAACTGAAGATCACAAAAAAGGCACTAGTATGGCCATTGCAGAAATGTCGAATCATTGATGTTACTCCTGTGAACTATACTTTTGAAGTCAATGCTATGAGTGCTGAGAAGCTGCCCTTCCTTCTCCCTGTTGTTTTCACTATAGGTCTATGTGTGGATGACCGTGAGAGACTTATCAAATATGCTAAACTTCTATCCCACCATGAACGTGATTCACACGATGTGAAGGAC CTTGTTCAAGGTGTCATTGAGGGAGAGACTCGTGTCTTGGCTGCTTCCATGACCATGGAGGAAATCTTTAAAGGCACAAAAGATTTCAAGAAGGAGGTATTTGACAAGGTTCAGCTTGAGCTCAACCAATTTGGCTTGCTGATTTACAATGCTAACATTAAGCAACTGGTCGATGTTCAAGGGCACGAATACTTTTCTTACTTGGGGCAGAAAACTCAAATGGAAGCTGCAAACCAAGCTAAAATTGATGTTTCTGAGGCCAAAATGAAGGGTGAGATTGGAGCTAAGGAGCGAGAAGGTCTCACACGTCAAAATGCTGCCAAGATTGATGCTGAGACAAAGATCATATCCACCCAAAGGGATGGTGATGGAAAGAAAGAGGAGGTTAAAGTGAAGACTGATGTTAAGATATATGAAAATCAGAGAGAAGCTGAGGTGGCTGAGGCAAATTCTGTTCTGGCAACCAAGAAGGCTAGGTGGTCTCAGCAGGCAAAAATGGCTGAGATTGAAGCCCAGAAAGCTGTAGCAATACGGGAGGCTGTATTACAACAAGAAGTTGAGAGAAAGAATGCATTGACTAAGACAGAGAGCCTGAAAGCACAACATCTCAGTAAGGCTACTGTTGACTATGAGATTAAG GTGCAAGAAGCCAATTCAGTATTGTACAAGAAGCAGAAGGAAGCAGAAGCAGAGCTTTATGAAAACAGAAAAGCTGCCGAGGCTAAGAAATTGGCAGCAGAAGCTCAGACATATGCCGTACAACTAGCTGCTGATGCTGCACTCTATGCCAAAAAGAAAGAGGCTGAAGGACTAAAGGGCATTGCAGAAGCAGAGGGCGTTTATGTACGCAGTCTGATGTCAGCCTTGGGAGGAAACTACAATGCCCTGCGAGACTACATGATGATCGACAAAGGAATGTTCAAAGACATCGCCAAGTTCAATGCTGAAGCAATCAAGGGACTTCAACCCAAAATCAGCATTTGGAGTAATGGTGGCACAAATGGACAGTTGGTTGATGGAACAAGTGGTGGACATGCTGGAATCAAAGAATTGGCTTCTATTTACCAAGCAATTCCTCCTTTACTTGAGACTGTGCATGAACAAACTGGAATGTTGCCACCAGCATGGATAGGAAGCCTCTCTGTTTCTGCTGATCCAGCCACATCCAGCCAATCTGCATAG